The Clostridium chauvoei genome has a window encoding:
- a CDS encoding pentapeptide repeat-containing protein, giving the protein MAYINFKEENSKAKNQFHNRLKNNGKLFKKLRETKNISKDYMPDKEYSYKDFNGRIFGEHRIKGEENFEEVSNKDIICSTFQNCKFNNMKFKDCKFIGCYFINCDFGSGGVAFENCILFKEESDAIPSLNKNDNFSCIFKGCNIYGKFLNCLLNYAVFENCSIQNSNFNLTDMTSVIIKNSELNLTIIADTDLSGAKILNTYIQDLEFRDKYISKMDEKTFVDKIKLRSKTRSEYEGIYMVYETLANKFKGNQLNNNFGEYYYLAQKTKAKVLKPMPRIVSFLTWSTCGYGERPIYAVYSSIIIILIFSVLYLGFGIDINGQLVNYYTIFNNFNLAELKEYFNEAINLSVGMFAGVGFNTAQPTASSYMVTNVEMLVGVAMMGIGIGAVTRKIIR; this is encoded by the coding sequence TTGGCGTACATAAACTTTAAAGAAGAAAATTCCAAAGCAAAAAATCAATTCCATAATAGACTTAAAAATAATGGAAAGCTATTTAAGAAATTAAGAGAAACTAAAAATATATCTAAAGATTATATGCCAGATAAAGAATATAGTTATAAGGATTTTAATGGCCGTATATTTGGGGAACATAGGATAAAGGGTGAAGAAAACTTTGAGGAGGTTTCAAATAAAGATATTATTTGTAGTACTTTTCAAAACTGTAAGTTTAACAACATGAAGTTTAAAGATTGTAAATTTATAGGATGCTATTTTATAAATTGCGACTTTGGTAGTGGAGGAGTAGCTTTTGAAAATTGTATATTATTTAAGGAAGAAAGTGATGCAATTCCTTCTTTAAATAAAAATGATAATTTTTCATGTATTTTTAAAGGATGCAATATATATGGAAAGTTTCTTAATTGCTTATTGAATTATGCTGTGTTTGAGAATTGTAGTATTCAAAATTCAAATTTCAATTTAACAGATATGACAAGCGTAATAATTAAAAATTCAGAATTAAATTTAACTATAATAGCTGATACTGATTTAAGTGGAGCTAAGATATTAAATACATACATACAAGACTTAGAATTTAGAGATAAATACATAAGTAAAATGGATGAAAAGACATTTGTAGATAAAATAAAATTAAGAAGTAAAACTAGGTCTGAATATGAAGGGATTTATATGGTTTATGAAACTTTGGCTAATAAATTCAAAGGAAATCAATTAAACAATAATTTTGGGGAGTATTATTATTTAGCACAAAAAACTAAAGCTAAAGTTTTAAAACCTATGCCTAGAATAGTTTCATTTTTAACTTGGTCAACTTGTGGATATGGAGAAAGACCTATATATGCAGTATATTCATCTATAATCATAATATTAATTTTTTCAGTTTTATATTTAGGATTTGGGATTGATATAAATGGGCAGTTAGTTAACTACTATACGATATTTAATAATTTTAATTTAGCAGAACTAAAAGAGTACTTCAATGAAGCAATTAATTTAAGCGTGGGAATGTTTGCAGGAGTTGGGTTTAATACAGCTCAACCCACAGCAAGTAGTTATATGGTTACTAATGTAGAAATGTTAGTTGGTGTTGCTATGATGGGGATAGGTATTGGAGCAGTTACTAGAAAGATAATTAGATAA